Proteins from one Ipomoea triloba cultivar NCNSP0323 chromosome 1, ASM357664v1 genomic window:
- the LOC116014629 gene encoding uncharacterized protein LOC116014629, producing the protein MMNEQSKPGNPSAPVILPAKRRRGRPRKDGSVPKRGSSLTPATSAPEMVKKTQAVEANQMDGTVENMVGRMVSGVIDGCFDAGYFLTVRVGNSNTLLRGVIFQPGRFAPISASNDVAPQAKMYQRRDIPVPVPNLQGQNDGMIPQSDKLVKQPVQLGPQPAMDAQQVLPSKPTSSDTFVLNNQMNQPPSVMVPQPGPFSIQMNNMSRGGSGFPFGGKIMVHQNPDQRLQIQSQPGHRPQSLGMVEHDEVMQVFELSTQSEMPKVGSEGDKTDMLPSEGTSNQLSQTHNQALGSMAQQCFMSYNLEQSNSRLPQNPAAATVSQTVDSESQDVESEMEKSQFDSGEVRHPNHHEQQHETPINSQPPPIQEKPSAMEPGPFVHSETVELHQTPIVAELQFISQEPEAAESELKPSDPNNPNNELKSPVPVHHQDQTLEKLGTTQTPQPLEVEHASPNFECHHNPAVGNAQNVHQELMNDAMDFMMEKPASPKNNNVTQHSPEGKPMSDPTENAMRGPQFSLESTGQILTLGIGGSDNPGRFDTPFYNPVSGTTDFGFVLGDFVPPTGNPNNMPETQHR; encoded by the coding sequence ATGATGAATGAGCAGAGTAAGCCGGGGAATCCATCTGCCCCGGTAATACTACCGGCAAAGAGGAGACGTGGGCGTCCACGCAAAGATGGGAGTGTTCCTAAACGAGGGAGCTCTCTAACGCCCGCAACTTCTGCACCGGAGATGGTGAAGAAAACCCAAGCTGTGGAAGCGAATCAGATGGATGGTACGGTTGAAAACATGGTTGGGAGAATGGTCTCGGGTGTAATTGATGGCTGTTTTGATGCGGGTTATTTTCTGACTGTGAGGGTTGGCAATAGCAACACGTTGCTTCGTGGCGTTATTTTTCAACCGGGGCGATTCGCTCCCATTTCAGCATCAAATGATGTTGCGCCGCAGGCTAAAATGTATCAGAGAAGAGATATCCCTGTGCCCGTCCCCAACCTTCAAGGGCAGAATGACGGCATGATTCCCCAGTCGGATAAGCTCGTTAAGCAGCCCGTTCAGTTGGGACCTCAGCCCGCCATGGATGCCCAGCAAGTTTTGCCGTCTAAGCCAACATCTAGCGATACATTTGTTCTTAATAATCAGATGAACCAACCGCCCTCGGTAATGGTTCCTCAACCCGGTCCGTTTTCCATACAGATGAATAATATGTCAAGGGGTGGCTCGGGTTTTCCCTTTGGAGGAAAAATCATGGTGCATCAGAATCCCGATCAGAGACTTCAAATTCAGTCGCAACCAGGCCATCGACCTCAGAGTCTCGGGATGGTTGAACATGATGAGGTGATGCAGGTATTCGAGCTTTCAACGCAATCTGAAATGCCTAAAGTCGGTTCGGAAGGCGATAAAACCGATATGTTGCCCAGCGAAGGAACTAGCAACCAGTTATCGCAAACTCACAACCAGGCTCTAGGATCCATGGCTCAGCAGTGTTTTATGTCTTATAATTTGGAGCAGTCTAACTCTCGGCTTCCCCAGAACCCTGCTGCTGCGACAGTTTCTCAAACGGTGGATTCAGAAAGCCAAGACGTCGAATCTGAAATGGAGAAAAGCCAGTTCGATAGTGGCGAGGTTAGGCATCCGAATCACCACGAGCAGCAGCACGAAACGCCTATCAATTCTCAGCCTCCACCTATTCAAGAAAAGCCTTCTGCAATGGAGCCCGGGCCATTCGTTCATTCTGAAACCGTTGAGCTCCACCAAACTCCCATTGTTGCAGAACTTCAATTCATTTCCCAGGAACCCGAGGCTGCAGAATCTGAGCTTAAGCCGAGCGATCCCAACAATCCCAACAACGAACTAAAGAGCCCGGTTCCTGTCCACCACCAAGATCAGACACTCGAGAAACTGGGAACTACCCAAACGCCCCAACCTCTAGAAGTCGAGCACGCCAGCCCAAATTTCGAGTGCCACCACAACCCTGCAGTTGGTAACGCCCAAAATGTGCACCAAGAACTGATGAATGACGCCATGGACTTCATGATGGAAAAGCCCGCTTCTCCAAAGAACAACAACGTAACCCAACATTCCCCCGAGGGCAAGCCAATGAGCGACCCGACTGAGAACGCTATGAGAGGACCGCAGTTTTCACTGGAAAGCACTGGCCAAATTCTAACTCTTGGTATTGGAGGATCTGACAATCCAGGGAGATTTGATACCCCGTTCTACAACCCAGTTAGCGGGACAACTGACTTCGGGTTCGTCCTCGGTGACTTTGTTCCGCCCACGGGCAATCCAAACAACATGCCGGAAACTCAACATAGATGA
- the LOC116025268 gene encoding UPF0051 protein ABCI8, chloroplastic, translating to MTALLTKGISLFSVQPVCEPPKSLKASQVLPKSWNLRAQNPRNFKVRAESKATIDAPGKNPSPSTSNEDDPLQKFLKRDYKWGFTQEIDSFALPKGLSEETVRLISSRKNEPDWMLEFRLKAYERFMSMKEPKWSDNRYPEINFQDICYYSEPKKKPTLNSLDEADPELIKYFEKLGVPLNERNRLANVAVDAVLDSVSIATTHRKTLEKAGVIFCSISEAIREYPDLVRKYLGRVVPPEDNFYGALNSAVFSDGSFVYVPKNTRCPMQISTYFRINAMETGQFERTLIVAEDSSFVEYLEGCTAPSYDTNQLHAAVVELYCHEGAEIKYSTVQNWYAGDEEGRGGIFNFVTKRGLCAGSRSKISWTQVETGSAITWKYPSVVLEGDESVGEFYSVALTNNYQQADTGTKMIHKGKNTRSRIISKGISAGHSRNCYRGLVQVMSSADNARNSSQCDSMLIGDNAAANTYPYIQTKNPTARIEHEATTSKIGEDQLFYFQQRGIDYEKAMAAMISGFCRDVFNELPDEFGAEVNQLMSLKLEGSVG from the exons ATGACGGCTCTCCTCACCAAAGGCATATCACTCTTCTCAGTCCAGCCGGTCTGCGAGCCTCCCAAATCGCTAAAAGCGTCGCAGGTTCTACCGAAATCATGGAATCTCAGAGCCCAGAATCCGAGGAATTTCAAGGTCAGAGCTGAATCCAAGGCCACGATTGACGCCCCAGGTAAAAACCCCTCGCCTTCCACTTCAAACGAAGACGACCCGCTTCAGAAATTCCTGAAACGGGACTACAAATGGGGTTTCACTCAAGAGATAGACTCCTTTGCGCTGCCAAAGGGGCTATCTGAGGAAACCGTAAGGCTGATTTCTTCCAGGAAGAATGAGCCGGATTGGATGCTTGAGTTCAGATTGAAGGCATATGAAAGGTTTATGAGTATGAAAGAGCCGAAATGGTCCGATAATCGGTACCCCGAGATTAATTTCCAGGATATCTGCTATTATTCTGAGCCTAAAAAGAAACCTACTTTGAATAGTTTAGATGAGGCTGACCCTGAGCTAATTAAGTACTTTGAGAAGCTAGGTGTGCCTTTGAATGAAAGGAATAGGTTAGCTAATGTTGCAGTGGATGCTGTTCTTGATAGTGTTTCCATTGCAACTACACACAGGAAAACCCTAGAGAAAGCCGGGGTAATTTTCTGTTCAATATCTGAGGCCATTAGGGAGTATCCTGATTTGGTTAGGAAGTATTTAGGGAGAGTTGTGCCCCCAGAGGATAACTTTTATGGCGCCTTGAATTCGGCTGTGTTTAGTGACGGATCGTTTGTGTATGTGCCCAAAAACACGCGGTGTCCTATGCAAATCTCGACGTATTTTAGGATAAATGCTATGGAGACTGGCCAGTTCGAGAGGACTTTGATTGTTGCGGAGGATTCGAGCTTTGTGGAGTATTTAGAAGGGTGTACTGCGCCTTCGTATGATACGAATCAGTTACACGCGGCTGTGGTGGAGCTGTATTGTCACGAGGGCGCAGAGATTAAGTACTCCACGGTGCAAAATTGGTATGCGGGAGACGAGGAGGGTAGAGGAGggatatttaattttgttacgaAGAGGGGACTTTGCGCTGGTTCTCGGTCGAAGATATCGTGGACGCAAGTGGAGACGGGGTCGGCTATTACCTGGAAGTACCCGAGCGTTGTTCTGGAGGGCGATGAATCTGTTGGCGAGTTTTATTCCGTTgcattgactaataattatcaGCAAGCTGATACGGGGACTAAGATGATACACAAGGGTAAAAATACGAGAAGCAGGATAATTTCTAAGGGTATTTCAGCGGGACACTCTAGGAATTGTTACAGAGGACTTGTTCAAGTTATGTCCAGTGCAGATAATGCTCGGAACTCCTCGCAATGTGACTCTATGCTCATTGGAGATAATGCCGCGGCTAACACTTACCCATACATTCAG ACCAAGAATCCCACTGCCCGGATTGAACACGAGGCCACCACATCAAAAATCGGCGAAGATCAATTATTCTACTTCCAGCAGAGAGGAATCGACTACGAAAAGGCCATGGCAGCAATGATTTCCGGGTTTTGCAGGGACGTGTTCAATGAACTTCCTGACGAGTTTGGCGCTGAAGTGAACCAGTTGATGAGCTTGAAACTTGAAGGATCGGTCGGCTAG
- the LOC115995767 gene encoding uncharacterized protein LOC115995767, which produces MSALCLSRRSHGYAKMEAEDPEETSHRRAQFLIYKSLQKADSLTQRRRSPSSSCLKLRVFRLKIRIGRRLKRLRKSISLTLSAAAKGGVVCRQVSLQLKSWRRFLRGSSAVVPPLLK; this is translated from the coding sequence ATGAGTGCTCTGTGTCTGAGCAGAAGAAGCCATGGATACGCGAAGATGGAAGCGGAGGATCCGGAGGAGACGAGCCACAGAAGGGCGCAGTTTCTGATTTACAAGTCGCTGCAGAAGGCCGACTCGCTGACTCAGCGCCGCCGATCTCCGTCGTCGTCGTGCCTGAAGCTGCGGGTTTTCCGCCTGAAAATCCGGATCGGGCGGCGGCTGAAGCGGCTGAGGAAGAGCATCTCGCTCACGCTCTCCGCCGCCGCCAAGGGCGGCGTTGTCTGCAGGCAAGTTTCTCTTCAGTTGAAATCTTGGAGGCGGTTTCTCCGGGGGAGTAGCGCCGTCGTTCCGCCATTGTTgaagtga